Proteins found in one Micropterus dolomieu isolate WLL.071019.BEF.003 ecotype Adirondacks linkage group LG12, ASM2129224v1, whole genome shotgun sequence genomic segment:
- the cd248a gene encoding CD248 molecule, endosialin a, whose amino-acid sequence MGSRMSSAPALLLSFLLALIFGLSSVLGQELRERDALCNTDGCFVVFFQRKTFLDSWRACKEKGGNLATIKRKEDATAIATLFSTLDLRHLRTKVRVWIGLQRQPRQCTTSRPLRGFSWTTGDQDTEFTNWQKEDSPSMCSVPRCVVMGYNTEEKNNNLKWLDGSCSVVVDGYLCHYAYKGMCSALLSEGVGNALYTTPFYLLSTLLTHVPYGSVATMPCPADTKEEQSVLCILKEDDSVGWSRDPPLCSDPPVSHNLCDKDNGGCEHFCRPGGVYFYCECMEGYHLQDDGLNCELSDVCQGAPCEFECLPLSDGYRCACPEGYMLAPDERGCLDVDECLQSPCEQLCLNAPGSFECRCREGYHPDDEGRCEDTDECIDDPCEHACENTQGSHICHCHLGFSPVPEDSSHCQDTDECQIPGTCEQMCVNYEGGFQCYCDEGYELMSDQYSCRKTGNGDDPSAVTSPFPWVTHQPRPRWDYDWDLRQSHTDWPTEEEPTLDWLTDPPRVLDSDVIWVTSAPQEEVSSNLALGPLTQEAEEDKDNGEAGYTTPPPTTNSNTTPDWYEDEEEEEEEETTTALHFLSTSTISEGAWNWWPGLTTSSQKPGNPEDSVMEHNIPTDSSYPNEAEEQYPHRENSQFPEESYVEITHSQLPAVPTQLTPSQPPLSKGGESSDIPDSVQKDRDQKQSTTWLLVGLLVPICIFIVVMVALGIVYCTRCAVQPRNKDATDCYHWISGAHDKQGAPNPSAGVKTHV is encoded by the coding sequence ATGGGCTCCAGAATGAGCAGTGCTCCTGCTCTTCTCCTAAGTTTCCTGCTGGCTTTAATTTTTGGACTTTCTTCAGTCCTGGGACAGGAACTGAGAGAGAGGGATGCACTATGCAATACCGACGGCTGCTTTGTGGTCTTCTTCCAACGCAAGACCTTTCTGGACTCATGGAGAGCCTGCAAGGAGAAAGGTGGCAACCTAGCTACCATTAAACGCAAGGAGGATGCCACCGCTATTGCCACTCTCTTCTCCACTCTGGATCTACGCCACTTGCGCACCAAGGTCAGAGTATGGATTGGATTGCAACGCCAGCCTCGCCAGTGTACCACCTCACGTCCACTACGGGGTTTCTCTTGGACTACTGGTGACCAGGACACGGAGTTTACCAACTGGCAGAAAGAGGACTCCCCTAGTATGTGCTCGGTGCCACGCTGTGTGGTTATGGGCTACAACACTGAAGAGAAGAATAATAACTTAAAGTGGCTGGATGGTTCCTGCTCAGTCGTTGTAGATGGGTATCTTTGCCATTATGCCTACAAAGGAATGTGTTCTGCCTTGTTGAGTGAAGGAGTCGGCAATGCCCTCTACACAACACCATTTTATCTTCTAAGCACACTGCTAACCCATGTACCCTATGGATCTGTTGCTACCATGCCCTGCCCCGCAGACACCAAAGAGGAACAGTCAGTTTTGTGTATCCTGAAGGAGGATGACTCAGTGGGGTGGTCAAGAGATCCCCCCCTCTGCTCTGATCCCCCAGTATCACACAACTTGTGTGACAAGGATAACGGCGGATGTGAACATTTCTGCAGGCCAGGCGGGGTTTACTTCTACTGTGAGTGTATGGAAGGGTATCACCTACAAGACGATGGGCTGAACTGTGAGCTCTCTGATGTTTGTCAAGGGGCTCCTTGCGAGTTTGAGTGCCTGCCCCTTTCAGATGGGTACCGTTGTGCCTGCCCTGAAGGATACATGCTTGCACCAGATGAACGTGGCTGTCTGGATGTAGACGAGTGCCTCCAAAGTCCTTGTGAGCAGCTATGTTTGAATGCTCCGGGGTCATTTGAATGTCGATGTCGGGAGGGTTACCATCCGGACGATGAGGGTAGGTGTGAGGATACAGATGAGTGTATAGATGACCCATGTGAACACGCCTGTGAGAACACTCAAGGCTCTCATATCTGCCACTGCCATCTGGGTTTTTCCCCAGTGCCTGAAGACTCCAGCCACTGTCAAGACACTGATGAGTGCCAGATCCCTGGGACCTGTGAGCAGATGTGTGTGAATTATGAGGGTGGATTTCAGTGCTACTGCGACGAAGGCTATGAGCTTATGTCTGATCAATACTCATGTCGCAAGACAGGAAATGGAGATGATCCATCTGCTGTCACTTCTCCTTTTCCTTGGGTCACTCACCAGCCAAGGCCAAGATGGGACTATGACTGGGACCTGCGGCAGAGCCACACTGACTGGCCTACAGAGGAGGAGCCGACTCTAGACTGGCTGACTGACCCACCCAGAGTTTTGGATTCTGATGTCATTTGGGTCACCAGTGCCCCACAGGAGGAAGTGTCCTCTAATTTAGCACTAGGCCCTCTAACACAGGAGGCTGAGGAAGACAAAGACAATGGAGAAGCTGGCTACACCACACCTCCACCCACCACCAACTCCAACACTACCCCAGACTGGTacgaggatgaggaggaggaggaggaggaggagaccaCCACAGCTCTTCACTTTCTTTCCACCTCTACAATCTCCGAGGGAGCTTGGAATTGGTGGCCAGGGCTCACCACTTCCAGCCAGAAACCAGGAAATCCAGAGGATTCAGTCATGGAACACAACATACCTACAGATTCTAGCTACCCAAATGAAGCAGAAGAACAGTACCCACATAGGGAAAACTCTCAGTTCCCAGAGGAGAGCTATGTGGAGATCACACACTCCCAACTCCCAGCTGTTCCCACCCAGCTTACTCCTTCCCAGCCACCTCTGAGCAAGGGTGGAGAGAGCAGTGACATTCCGGATTCTGTCCAGAAAGACAGGGACCAGAAGCAGAGCACCACCTGGCTCCTGGTGGGCCTCCTGGTGCCCATCTGCATCTTCATTGTGGTGATGGTGGCGCTGGGCATCGTCTACTGCACTCGCTGTGCTGTTCAGCCACGCAACAAGGATGCCACTGACTGCTACCATTGGATCTCTGGGGCTCATGACAAACAGGGAGCTCCTAACCCCTCAGCGGGGGTCAAGACCCATGtttaa